Below is a window of Flavobacteriales bacterium DNA.
GAATATACGGTTCCCCTTCCCATTGCACTTCTTTCCTTTGACGCGGTGTTGTCGGATGCCCGTAAGGTACAACTGGATTGGTCCACAGCAACTGAAATCAACAATGAATTCTTTACCATAGAAAGAAGCAGGAACGGTGCCACATTTGAGGAGGTTGGTCGCATTCCCGGGGCAGGAAATTCCAACACCCAGCGTGCCTATACCTATACTGATGACGCACCATTGCAGGGAACATCTTATTACCGTCTCAAACAAACCGATTTTAGCGGCGAGTACGAGATATTTGATATGGTCGCCGTTGAGTATGCCAATACGCCCGGTGGGAGTTGCGTATTGAAGGTGATGCCGAATCCCTGTGTAAGCAGGTGCTCTGTGAATTTGTCGGAATGCAAGGAGAATGAGCAATCGGAGATTAGGGTGGAGATGATGGATGCAGCCGGAAACCGTGTGTTCTCAAACGTTCCGTACAGGGAGACAGACGGATCATTCACCTTTGATGTAGACGTGAACAACAACCTCAAACCCGGTATCTATATTATCTCCGGAAGATCCTCCAATGAATCATATTCTGAAAAGATCATTGCCAAATGACCCGATCGAAATACATTGCAGGAATCCTGGCCATCGTTATGGTGTCCTGCGCCAGTGAAGCACCCCTCACGGATCATGAATGGGATTACCATGCCACGCTTGATATAGCGGATTCCCTTGGATTGAAGGAGAATGAGGCGCGGATACTTTTACTTCCCGCCCCCCTTCAGGTGCCCAACAATCTGAAATTAACCGGGGCTGATTATCATCCGTCACTTCTGGTTGAACTGTCCAAAGATGCGGCATCCAGAACCCAGTATGAGGCCGCCATTGCCGTTGGATTGTATGCCACTGACCTTGGCTATTCCATCATGTTTGAGGATTATTCAACAGGCATGCAGTATGCCAAGACCATCGAATCCATTCTTCAGTTCATGAACATCCGGATTGCGGAAAAGAATGTATTGGCCAAGCGGTTTGAGCAACATAGGAACTCTATGGATTCACTGAGTGTCCTTGTGCTGGAATCCTATCAGAAGGCCGGACAATATCTTCAGGAAAATCAGCAGGAAGGCCTGGGTTTATTGATGATGGTCGGGTGTTACGTAGAAGGCATGTACCTGGCATTTGAGTCCATCAACACGGAGAAAGGCTATGAAGCCTTCGCCTCCATGTGGCCCCAGCAAAATCTTTACCTGGATAATGTCTTGATGTTGTTGGGTTATTATTCCGCCGCCGGCGAAGCGGACATT
It encodes the following:
- a CDS encoding T9SS type A sorting domain-containing protein, translating into MMQSNLTHLIRASLIFSGLVFAVPFGSYAQTTGPMAAGLAELNPSAGSVAWSNEENVLSDPTTEATVSVPAGETSQYIVIRDIDFGIPESAVVNGISISVNRSKSAGNIKDEEVRLILDGVILGDNKASGDGWPTSGEVATYGSSEDSWGVELTGADVNSDAFGFVMRVFNDAGGGPAREAKISVITVEVEYTVPLPIALLSFDAVLSDARKVQLDWSTATEINNEFFTIERSRNGATFEEVGRIPGAGNSNTQRAYTYTDDAPLQGTSYYRLKQTDFSGEYEIFDMVAVEYANTPGGSCVLKVMPNPCVSRCSVNLSECKENEQSEIRVEMMDAAGNRVFSNVPYRETDGSFTFDVDVNNNLKPGIYIISGRSSNESYSEKIIAK